In the Aneurinibacillus soli genome, one interval contains:
- a CDS encoding phage tail tape measure protein: protein MSEEKHTLATEIELLFGNAVSETERLANAMALLNTSVTASEGKLNLSQLVSDVSKLKEALSGEGKFIAELDGGNIKKRVESFLNNAINNMQIELKHETRGRKANQIDVSQETGKLAEQAHKQMMAEVKKAIEEGIVPESFRVKGAAGKVNVDVLKLNNIDEMIKLTAQAGYEGAVDTLNRIKNRVTQSQMEQEGFKFTIPSNAVNAIKNTIQDKIIAAMENANVNGNFKPVASFNLQSLDLIQKRMRTALEESINKNLEFEFINGKTKEKVPFKFTFTTELMHRVTEMAQRELANVLVQPGSVKLPEGFTGADLKINVSGLEETLNKIKAWLAAVNRHLLTTDTEVNTLVSSGAGMESFQQQVTAVSEKIKRITGMLGQVHVSDDTAGLTAFIKEVDALQGSLVHFLNVYKKIPATMRSSFDEQLSVVLKEYESTVSQLKSQVSLKGLSEGVATLQKKMQDSIEQTFAQLMKEAPPTIDAEKLLAVYKAWSGSLTEHLGQLSAEELKRVTVALVSESEGIQGQVTRSLQKLLHVAMPTQVEGEGITLPYHDVQERVKTNVQAFVRQLVSEFEITRPPKEGEGLGVSIEMPKQAIERVQTMLKSMVEEQLREIAAQTGKQKPSLSGEEAKQMDALLYAESKQFLNLVVDQARSIAKSFTDGISKDGFATFTQEERGKVRDELLKGIGHIVSELSTTIQVLLKSFSVPTDLQVVTGGKTAGMLQQIMENIDREIIRHMDQIQSVVEGGTGAKTTSRLHRLKTELSALEHGSIPKAEIERLKKEDDAYRFFTALSQAGVARPKQGDDQYGKFYVSKDPLTGEKVQPEIPKWVRSLFAPSDTGVSFSHAARSLSENYPNLGIHSEDALMERLKVLANRYKGFRDIEENIRRQMMTEADQAVADHIRADIARLERKERLLRAARNYTPKGRSYRIKDESWEPLANSFSRESQMYGGNIPRFSQEEVQTIVEQKREGNAPVRELREKLTTTQTALAKEIEDKIINNADSSMRDLALAIREIQLPPMEFTIVGRIRSWMQQIQDETMHVLERMVDSSLRPVLEHGVPFPAHNTGQPFIHAGQPYPPGFNPFGGPVPPSLVPINVPHADGGMVRTDFDQMHALERQALINAERIQNRFNDLMQKGTFTQENFASLTNFLNAYQSEVRAAAGRYRNVLTQLGTDGITGTEDQTVARLLAEARTRLREEANLAKQRLDHYIENSFKPANQSDALTKRLLQQELKNIGYLDAADLNMQKMQTKFHGKLDVSQMQLLNDELLRYQKRAEQLGSMRLLNEEDILASKREIQHLNQLLASISARYSQLAKQATEVAKQQRAEEKRGELIGQHNLLRGRTPFQFNQIENVLKSLPSLNQHEVVLKRISDSTNTWSATVADANGNVRTLTGTIDRATGEIFKHAESLAAAKKAQQELIKQSEHDIFATGNQGRRRSMDGYMSPSTAFVNEEYHPIAPGGDMKSFIGSITNTIRYILSGYLINLPMALMQGATDTFKDMELEVMRAKQNFYVKDSSSDKSMLNAAVFRLAELNEAAKLKNADPEIKKKYSDDRYNDNAEYKKMLEEEKQRTVSMTSDEAVRKIKKISYIYATEIEDTSKIFAVASRRIQDPNEAMAMTRAVSKVTMFDETKNVEQLSQGFEAILSQWGVNGYGLEKIADMMIMATKTSQATITDLIQTQQRAGAIFRNGLPNMDKETALATSIAFSSIFNQATAQSGNLGGTFYKNMVERPYTADMAAMLARYSEQPIFKNAGIDLNPYTVDANGTRHRKDFTEVFFNLMDAKKVTDDAGMSKILVPVIQRWYLGQANAIEAFIADVEHSTEAMNKSMEKFDEVEGKPHKKEEKKTQEELRSELENRLKNASPEIRDKMLANFAGDKVNDIMKMTRENVEMKLKQLDEIEGKPHKKIEGKSINAFNEFRDRIKNVSPETIAKLEAMNMDTLSFQERRLKVSWEIASTNVLEQFRGDFTGLITRLNILLKALGNHSVLVSGLIGAITKVGLTFGAYAMVNKVREKVDNINKNILAEKMDMNRAALNEEGRYLNTRRLLIDDRLAEGKVKRDGQNKLRGEIEGRRIEAQAELLYAEDNLKILRDRHRKLVANPLSTPEERAASGTEVQQAAKEVSRKRREVRKEEKAIIRIDSSVSKEEKALGDEMALVSAQAHHLNERMKVLDIATTELGIDSSKLKNEMNQISTSFENGSVDAAKFEKALKKIHQEAGLTGKEFEKLDKELKRLYADYTKTGSTMTHQQFQQGVSNIQRQHMTGSAGLHGGGPNGLPAEEQTGGGLANMVMDTALLAGGASMFKQGRSALGNIASYIGSKAAPLAKLGGRLFFAYEALDYGLKFLDNLSVAALAPSDKASVTAQKLDEIAKGYQAMQTEWYDLSRIGPQMELGKNRMVQGITHWLTGEGPSWDDYSKMAKLRADNPNMSKEEFYRLAKKELGIDELKGKAQLKLTEEDNKQTEALQKLEITRWREVRETGKFSNLYDETQVAQALEMPNKELTHGMFQAQLQYEKGKSDLSIKGFREDSAEMMKLNDEFFTKQRELLQINIKVIEDMLKQMKAKGDDNNPTFWAAENELAQKKIQDEQISAQQEQQKRQGAVSNIEYHFDIAQRITQADTSIARDRLIMDGVREDSLAGRLLNKEGLKKANSDLAKAIKELQEQASSGKFSGDELSDLQAKIKERQAEQSRNDVSSHQIDKSAVSDIDFRLGRAKKEAQLQAQMKHDNLMIAGAKADSISVRLADVEGLKMQNVQLSSALAELQKQLNSGNFKGDDLKDIQLRMLEIQAEQKDNLVKIREKLTNSLSTYNLPSGIQGMTYQEAMQRKNDYRSYAITDGNTIVNVNVPVQGHFGDENVAKQRGQATARQVAQEVANTLSRQVKSFGAGVGYFSPFSGGRA from the coding sequence ATGTCAGAAGAAAAGCACACGTTAGCCACGGAGATCGAACTGTTATTCGGTAACGCTGTCAGTGAAACAGAACGGTTAGCTAACGCTATGGCTCTGCTTAACACATCCGTTACAGCTTCGGAAGGAAAGCTGAATCTTTCTCAGTTAGTGTCTGATGTGAGCAAGTTGAAAGAAGCTCTTTCCGGTGAAGGTAAATTCATTGCAGAACTGGACGGGGGCAATATAAAAAAGCGTGTAGAGTCGTTTTTAAACAATGCTATTAACAATATGCAGATTGAACTTAAACATGAAACGCGCGGGCGAAAAGCGAATCAGATTGATGTTTCGCAGGAAACAGGCAAGCTGGCAGAGCAAGCGCATAAGCAAATGATGGCAGAAGTTAAGAAAGCGATTGAGGAAGGTATCGTACCGGAAAGTTTCCGAGTAAAGGGAGCGGCAGGGAAGGTAAATGTAGATGTACTGAAGTTAAATAATATTGATGAAATGATAAAGTTGACAGCGCAGGCTGGGTATGAAGGTGCTGTAGATACATTAAATCGTATCAAAAATAGAGTCACACAATCACAGATGGAACAGGAAGGATTCAAGTTTACCATTCCATCTAATGCTGTAAACGCGATAAAAAATACGATTCAAGACAAAATCATCGCTGCAATGGAAAATGCAAATGTTAACGGAAACTTTAAACCAGTGGCATCATTCAACCTACAATCATTGGATTTGATTCAGAAACGGATGCGGACAGCGCTGGAAGAATCGATTAACAAGAATCTCGAATTTGAGTTCATCAACGGTAAGACGAAAGAAAAGGTGCCATTCAAATTCACGTTTACAACTGAGCTCATGCATCGAGTGACCGAAATGGCACAACGCGAGCTCGCTAACGTGTTGGTGCAGCCGGGTAGTGTGAAGCTGCCCGAAGGATTCACGGGTGCAGACCTAAAAATCAACGTATCCGGTTTGGAGGAAACGCTGAATAAGATTAAAGCGTGGCTGGCCGCTGTTAATCGACACCTGCTTACAACGGATACAGAAGTTAACACACTTGTTTCATCCGGTGCCGGTATGGAATCGTTCCAACAGCAGGTCACAGCGGTCAGCGAGAAAATCAAGCGGATTACTGGAATGCTAGGTCAGGTGCATGTTTCAGATGATACGGCAGGGCTAACGGCGTTCATCAAGGAAGTAGATGCTTTGCAAGGCTCACTGGTTCATTTTCTAAATGTATACAAGAAGATCCCGGCCACGATGCGATCATCATTTGATGAACAGTTATCCGTTGTGCTGAAAGAATATGAGTCTACGGTATCTCAATTGAAAAGTCAGGTGTCTCTAAAAGGACTGTCAGAGGGCGTGGCGACTTTACAGAAGAAAATGCAAGATTCGATTGAACAGACATTTGCACAGTTGATGAAAGAAGCACCGCCAACGATTGATGCCGAGAAGTTGCTTGCTGTATATAAAGCATGGTCAGGTTCACTTACGGAGCATTTGGGCCAGCTCTCAGCAGAGGAGCTAAAGCGAGTAACTGTTGCTTTGGTATCGGAAAGTGAAGGCATACAAGGCCAAGTAACAAGGTCTCTTCAGAAGTTACTGCATGTGGCGATGCCGACCCAGGTAGAGGGTGAAGGCATTACCCTTCCGTATCATGATGTTCAAGAACGAGTAAAAACGAATGTGCAGGCGTTTGTACGTCAACTTGTTAGCGAATTTGAGATTACCCGTCCTCCAAAAGAAGGAGAAGGGCTGGGTGTTTCTATAGAGATGCCAAAGCAGGCTATCGAGCGTGTGCAGACCATGCTGAAAAGTATGGTAGAGGAGCAACTGCGTGAGATCGCTGCACAGACAGGTAAGCAGAAACCGTCTTTGTCTGGTGAGGAAGCGAAGCAGATGGATGCCCTGCTGTATGCGGAGTCTAAGCAATTCCTCAACCTTGTCGTAGATCAGGCCCGTTCTATCGCTAAGTCATTTACGGACGGCATATCGAAAGACGGATTCGCTACCTTTACGCAGGAAGAGCGTGGCAAGGTACGGGATGAGCTGTTAAAAGGTATCGGGCATATCGTATCGGAACTGTCTACCACGATTCAGGTCCTGCTTAAATCGTTTTCCGTGCCTACTGATTTACAGGTGGTAACTGGCGGGAAAACAGCTGGGATGCTTCAACAGATCATGGAGAATATTGACCGGGAAATTATTCGGCACATGGATCAGATTCAGAGCGTAGTAGAGGGTGGAACTGGTGCGAAAACTACGTCACGTTTGCATCGCTTGAAAACGGAACTGTCTGCATTAGAACATGGCAGCATTCCGAAAGCGGAGATAGAGCGATTGAAGAAAGAGGATGATGCCTATCGTTTCTTCACAGCACTAAGCCAAGCAGGAGTAGCCCGACCGAAGCAGGGCGACGATCAGTATGGGAAGTTCTACGTCTCGAAAGATCCATTAACTGGAGAAAAGGTACAGCCCGAGATTCCGAAGTGGGTACGTTCCCTGTTCGCCCCTTCCGATACAGGAGTTAGCTTTTCACATGCGGCACGTAGCCTATCGGAGAACTACCCGAATTTAGGTATTCATTCAGAAGATGCCTTGATGGAGCGGCTTAAGGTACTGGCAAACCGATACAAGGGATTTCGCGATATTGAAGAAAATATTAGACGACAAATGATGACGGAAGCAGATCAGGCGGTGGCTGACCATATCCGGGCTGATATTGCGCGTTTAGAACGAAAGGAGCGTCTGCTTCGTGCCGCGAGAAACTATACACCAAAAGGACGCAGCTACCGAATAAAGGACGAGTCATGGGAACCACTAGCCAATTCTTTTTCCCGTGAATCACAGATGTACGGTGGAAATATCCCGCGCTTTTCGCAAGAAGAAGTACAAACGATTGTGGAGCAAAAGCGAGAAGGGAATGCACCTGTTCGAGAATTACGCGAGAAGCTTACTACCACGCAAACCGCGCTGGCAAAAGAAATCGAGGACAAAATCATCAATAATGCCGACTCGTCTATGCGTGATTTAGCACTTGCGATTCGAGAGATTCAACTGCCACCGATGGAGTTTACGATCGTAGGCCGTATCCGGTCATGGATGCAGCAGATTCAGGATGAGACGATGCATGTACTGGAACGGATGGTTGATAGTTCGTTGCGTCCGGTGCTCGAACATGGCGTTCCATTCCCGGCGCACAACACAGGTCAACCGTTTATTCATGCAGGACAGCCGTATCCACCTGGATTCAACCCGTTTGGTGGTCCTGTTCCTCCGAGTCTAGTACCAATCAACGTACCGCATGCAGATGGCGGAATGGTTCGAACAGACTTTGACCAGATGCATGCGTTGGAACGGCAGGCTCTTATCAATGCAGAGCGGATTCAGAATCGATTCAACGACCTGATGCAGAAAGGGACGTTTACACAGGAGAACTTCGCTTCACTCACAAATTTCCTGAACGCCTATCAGTCTGAGGTACGGGCGGCGGCAGGTCGTTATCGAAATGTACTTACTCAATTAGGAACAGACGGCATAACGGGGACTGAAGATCAAACAGTCGCCCGTTTGTTGGCAGAAGCAAGAACAAGACTACGTGAAGAAGCGAATCTTGCTAAACAACGACTCGATCATTACATTGAGAATAGCTTCAAACCAGCTAATCAATCTGATGCATTGACGAAGCGCTTATTACAGCAGGAGCTGAAAAATATAGGATACCTTGATGCAGCAGACTTGAACATGCAGAAGATGCAGACGAAATTTCATGGCAAACTAGATGTTTCTCAGATGCAGTTGTTAAATGATGAGTTGCTGCGTTATCAGAAACGTGCAGAACAACTAGGTTCTATGCGCTTGTTGAATGAGGAGGACATTTTAGCATCGAAGCGTGAGATACAGCATTTGAATCAGTTGCTTGCGTCGATTTCGGCAAGGTATAGCCAGCTTGCTAAACAAGCAACAGAGGTAGCGAAGCAACAACGAGCAGAGGAGAAGCGAGGGGAGCTCATCGGGCAACATAATTTGCTTCGTGGTAGAACTCCATTCCAGTTCAATCAAATTGAAAATGTTTTAAAGTCGCTACCGTCCCTCAACCAGCATGAAGTAGTATTGAAACGAATAAGTGACTCAACGAATACATGGTCCGCTACTGTCGCGGATGCGAACGGGAATGTACGCACCCTAACTGGAACGATTGATCGAGCAACCGGGGAAATATTCAAGCACGCAGAATCTCTAGCAGCTGCTAAAAAAGCGCAACAAGAACTAATCAAACAATCGGAACATGACATTTTCGCAACCGGAAATCAAGGTAGAAGACGTAGCATGGATGGATATATGTCGCCCAGTACTGCATTTGTGAACGAAGAATATCACCCGATTGCACCAGGTGGTGATATGAAATCTTTCATCGGAAGTATCACAAACACTATACGTTATATCCTGAGTGGTTACCTGATTAATCTTCCTATGGCATTGATGCAGGGAGCTACGGATACATTCAAAGACATGGAACTAGAAGTCATGCGAGCAAAACAGAACTTTTATGTCAAGGATTCGTCATCTGATAAATCAATGCTGAATGCCGCTGTTTTTCGGCTTGCTGAACTAAATGAAGCTGCAAAGCTTAAGAATGCTGATCCTGAGATCAAGAAAAAGTATAGCGATGATCGATACAACGATAATGCTGAGTATAAAAAAATGCTCGAAGAAGAAAAACAACGAACAGTTTCCATGACTAGTGATGAAGCAGTAAGGAAAATCAAAAAAATATCCTATATCTATGCTACAGAAATAGAGGATACGTCCAAAATTTTTGCGGTAGCTTCCAGACGTATTCAAGACCCAAACGAAGCAATGGCGATGACTCGCGCTGTTTCAAAAGTGACAATGTTCGATGAGACAAAGAATGTGGAGCAGCTATCCCAAGGATTCGAGGCTATCTTATCGCAATGGGGCGTAAACGGATACGGACTAGAAAAAATTGCAGACATGATGATCATGGCAACCAAAACATCGCAAGCAACGATTACAGACCTGATTCAAACACAACAACGTGCAGGTGCGATCTTCCGTAATGGTCTTCCTAATATGGATAAAGAGACCGCCCTTGCTACATCTATTGCGTTTTCCTCAATCTTCAACCAAGCGACTGCGCAGTCTGGTAATTTAGGCGGTACGTTCTATAAGAATATGGTCGAACGTCCATATACAGCGGATATGGCTGCTATGTTGGCGCGATATTCTGAGCAACCGATCTTTAAGAACGCAGGAATTGATCTAAATCCTTACACTGTCGATGCAAATGGGACTCGTCACCGAAAAGATTTTACTGAGGTGTTTTTTAACCTCATGGATGCAAAAAAAGTAACGGATGATGCCGGAATGTCTAAAATACTCGTTCCTGTTATCCAACGTTGGTACTTAGGACAAGCAAATGCGATCGAAGCTTTCATTGCTGATGTTGAGCATTCTACGGAAGCAATGAACAAGTCAATGGAGAAGTTTGACGAGGTAGAAGGGAAACCGCATAAAAAAGAAGAGAAGAAAACCCAGGAAGAGTTGCGTTCGGAGCTAGAAAATAGGCTGAAAAATGCCTCTCCTGAAATCAGAGACAAGATGTTAGCTAATTTTGCTGGTGATAAAGTTAACGACATCATGAAAATGACACGCGAAAATGTCGAGATGAAGTTGAAACAGTTAGATGAAATCGAGGGTAAACCGCACAAAAAAATCGAAGGGAAATCCATCAACGCATTTAATGAGTTTAGAGACAGGATAAAAAATGTATCGCCTGAAACAATCGCAAAATTAGAAGCGATGAACATGGACACTCTTTCATTCCAAGAGCGCCGACTGAAAGTATCATGGGAAATCGCTTCAACGAATGTGTTGGAGCAATTCAGGGGAGATTTTACTGGATTAATCACGCGATTGAATATCTTGTTGAAAGCGTTAGGCAACCACTCCGTTTTAGTCTCTGGATTGATTGGAGCAATAACAAAAGTGGGACTTACATTCGGCGCATATGCAATGGTGAACAAAGTACGAGAAAAAGTAGATAATATTAATAAAAATATCCTAGCCGAAAAAATGGATATGAACCGCGCTGCTTTGAATGAGGAAGGACGCTACTTAAATACGCGTAGGCTACTGATTGATGATCGATTAGCAGAGGGGAAAGTTAAACGTGATGGGCAAAATAAACTGCGTGGAGAGATAGAAGGTAGAAGAATCGAAGCGCAGGCGGAACTTTTATATGCGGAAGATAATCTTAAAATATTACGTGATCGGCATCGCAAATTAGTAGCTAATCCTCTTTCAACACCAGAGGAGAGAGCAGCGAGTGGGACCGAGGTACAACAGGCAGCTAAAGAAGTAAGCCGGAAGAGAAGAGAAGTTCGTAAAGAAGAAAAAGCTATCATACGCATTGACAGTTCCGTAAGTAAAGAAGAAAAGGCATTGGGAGATGAGATGGCCTTGGTGTCTGCTCAGGCGCATCATTTAAACGAGCGGATGAAAGTATTGGATATAGCAACAACAGAGTTAGGCATAGATTCAAGTAAATTGAAAAACGAGATGAATCAAATTTCTACGTCATTTGAAAATGGAAGTGTAGATGCTGCCAAATTTGAAAAAGCACTGAAAAAGATCCATCAAGAAGCAGGTCTTACTGGAAAAGAATTCGAGAAGTTGGATAAGGAACTCAAAAGACTATATGCAGACTATACCAAAACAGGTAGCACGATGACCCATCAGCAGTTCCAGCAAGGTGTGTCAAATATTCAAAGACAGCATATGACAGGATCGGCAGGATTACATGGTGGTGGACCAAACGGGCTGCCAGCAGAAGAACAGACCGGTGGCGGACTCGCTAATATGGTTATGGACACGGCACTGCTTGCTGGTGGAGCCAGCATGTTCAAGCAGGGAAGAAGTGCTTTGGGGAACATCGCATCTTATATAGGCTCCAAAGCAGCTCCTCTAGCTAAATTAGGCGGTAGACTATTTTTTGCATATGAGGCTTTGGACTACGGATTGAAGTTTTTAGACAATCTTAGTGTAGCAGCACTAGCTCCCTCTGATAAGGCAAGTGTAACGGCACAAAAATTGGATGAGATCGCCAAAGGATATCAGGCGATGCAAACAGAGTGGTATGATCTTTCAAGGATCGGACCGCAGATGGAATTAGGGAAAAATCGTATGGTACAAGGAATAACGCACTGGTTAACAGGAGAAGGTCCATCTTGGGATGATTATTCAAAGATGGCGAAGTTACGAGCAGATAACCCGAATATGTCGAAAGAAGAGTTTTATCGCCTTGCAAAAAAAGAGTTGGGGATTGATGAATTAAAGGGAAAAGCTCAATTAAAGCTTACGGAAGAGGATAACAAACAAACGGAGGCATTGCAGAAGTTAGAAATCACCCGATGGAGAGAAGTTCGCGAAACAGGTAAATTCTCCAACTTGTACGACGAGACTCAAGTAGCTCAAGCGTTAGAAATGCCGAATAAAGAGTTGACACACGGCATGTTTCAAGCTCAGTTGCAATATGAAAAAGGAAAATCAGATTTGTCCATTAAAGGGTTTCGTGAAGATTCTGCCGAGATGATGAAGTTAAACGATGAATTCTTTACAAAGCAACGTGAGCTGCTACAGATCAATATAAAAGTTATCGAAGACATGTTAAAACAAATGAAAGCAAAAGGTGATGATAATAACCCAACGTTCTGGGCTGCTGAAAATGAACTGGCGCAGAAAAAAATTCAAGATGAACAAATCTCTGCTCAACAAGAACAACAAAAGCGCCAAGGGGCTGTCAGCAATATTGAGTATCACTTTGACATTGCACAACGTATAACGCAAGCGGATACATCCATCGCGAGAGACCGCCTGATTATGGATGGAGTACGAGAAGATTCGCTGGCAGGAAGGCTATTAAACAAAGAAGGATTAAAAAAAGCAAACAGCGACCTTGCAAAAGCGATCAAAGAACTACAGGAACAAGCGAGTTCAGGCAAGTTTTCAGGGGATGAACTAAGCGATTTACAAGCTAAAATTAAAGAGAGGCAGGCTGAACAAAGCAGAAACGATGTATCGTCTCATCAAATCGATAAATCAGCTGTAAGTGACATCGATTTCAGGCTTGGGCGAGCGAAGAAAGAAGCACAACTCCAAGCACAGATGAAGCACGATAACTTAATGATTGCAGGAGCGAAGGCGGATTCTATCAGCGTGCGTCTTGCAGATGTCGAAGGGTTAAAAATGCAAAACGTACAACTTTCTTCCGCGTTGGCAGAGCTACAGAAACAACTCAACAGCGGGAATTTCAAAGGTGATGATCTGAAAGATATTCAATTGCGTATGCTAGAGATTCAGGCAGAGCAGAAAGATAACCTAGTGAAAATTCGTGAGAAGTTAACAAACAGCCTATCTACGTATAACCTACCATCCGGCATACAAGGGATGACATACCAGGAAGCTATGCAACGGAAAAATGACTATCGTTCGTATGCGATAACAGATGGCAATACGATCGTCAATGTGAACGTACCTGTGCAGGGGCATTTTGGTGATGAAAATGTGGCAAAGCAACGTGGTCAAGCTACAGCGCGGCAGGTGGCGCAGGAAGTGGCAAATACGTTGAGTCGTCAGGTTAAATCATTCGGGGCAGGAGTTGGATATTTTAGCCCGTTCTCAGGCGGGCGTGCATAG